Proteins encoded by one window of Bacteroidia bacterium:
- a CDS encoding aldehyde dehydrogenase: MKLLNYINGQMVEPISQKWMDNTDPSTNTVFSQIPDSDERDVQMAVDAAKQAFVGWSTMPVKKRSDLLLRIAALIEKNLQRFAEAESLDNGKPVWLAKQVDIPRASANFHFYATAALHLAAETHAMENTAINYTLRQPIGIAGCISPWNLPLYLFTWKIAPALASGNCVVAKPSEITPVTAFLLSQFCIEAGLPAGVLNIIHGTGPRVGSAIVSHPDIPVISFTGGTKTGAEISRIAAPMFKKLSLELGGKNPNIIFADCDFDHAVATSIKSSFSNQGEICLCGSRIFIQRSIYDKFKEAFVSKIKGLKTGDPKDETNFLGAIVSQPHFEKILSYIDLAREEGGVILTGGKAIQPEGRCKEGFFIEPTVIENLPYNCRTNQEEIFGPVVTLTPFDTEEEVLMMANSTPYGLAATVWTTNLTKAHKVAAALHSGIVWINCWLLRDLRTPFGGVKQSGIGREGGFEALKFFTEEKNICIKL, encoded by the coding sequence ATGAAATTGTTGAATTACATTAACGGACAGATGGTAGAACCCATAAGTCAGAAATGGATGGATAATACAGATCCATCTACCAACACAGTTTTTTCACAAATACCAGACAGTGATGAACGTGATGTACAAATGGCTGTAGATGCAGCAAAGCAGGCCTTTGTGGGATGGAGTACTATGCCTGTAAAAAAACGCTCTGACCTCTTGCTGAGAATAGCAGCACTGATTGAAAAAAACCTGCAACGATTTGCCGAAGCCGAAAGTCTTGACAACGGCAAACCTGTGTGGCTTGCCAAACAAGTGGACATTCCACGTGCATCTGCAAATTTTCATTTTTATGCTACTGCTGCATTGCATCTTGCTGCCGAAACACATGCCATGGAGAACACGGCAATTAATTATACTTTACGTCAGCCAATCGGAATTGCAGGATGTATTTCACCCTGGAACCTGCCTTTGTATTTGTTTACCTGGAAAATTGCGCCTGCATTAGCATCGGGAAATTGTGTGGTTGCAAAACCCAGTGAAATTACACCGGTAACGGCATTTTTGCTTAGTCAGTTTTGTATTGAAGCCGGACTTCCTGCCGGTGTATTAAATATTATTCACGGCACAGGTCCACGCGTTGGCAGCGCCATAGTTTCGCATCCCGATATTCCCGTAATTAGTTTTACTGGTGGCACCAAGACCGGGGCAGAAATTTCAAGAATTGCTGCTCCTATGTTTAAGAAATTGTCTCTTGAATTAGGAGGAAAAAATCCAAATATCATTTTTGCTGACTGCGATTTTGATCATGCAGTAGCTACTTCTATAAAATCTTCTTTCAGCAATCAGGGCGAAATTTGCCTTTGTGGTTCACGCATATTTATTCAGCGTAGTATTTATGATAAATTTAAAGAGGCATTTGTCAGCAAAATAAAGGGACTAAAAACAGGCGACCCAAAAGATGAAACAAATTTTTTAGGAGCAATAGTATCACAACCACATTTTGAAAAAATACTTTCATACATTGACCTTGCCAGAGAAGAAGGTGGTGTAATTTTAACCGGAGGCAAAGCCATACAGCCGGAAGGTCGCTGTAAAGAGGGTTTTTTTATTGAGCCTACAGTAATTGAAAACTTACCCTATAACTGCCGCACCAATCAGGAAGAAATTTTTGGACCTGTTGTCACACTCACACCGTTTGACACAGAAGAGGAGGTTTTGATGATGGCTAACAGCACCCCTTATGGACTGGCAGCCACCGTGTGGACAACCAACCTGACAAAGGCACATAAAGTGGCAGCAGCGTTGCATAGCGGCATTGTGTGGATAAACTGTTGGCTTTTACGCGATTTGCGGACACCATTTGGTGGAGTAAAACAGAGCGGCATTGGCCGCGAAGGTGGCTTTGAAGCCTTGAAATTTTTTACCGAAGAAAAAAACATCTGCATTAAACTCTAA
- a CDS encoding SBBP repeat-containing protein, with protein MKKIIILLKRKEFGNMKKSIVISLILIVRFTDSTSQTLQWAKQFGGTQADIAFSNAIDQAGNIYTTGYSGIPRKKWTNY; from the coding sequence ATGAAAAAAATTATTATACTTTTGAAAAGAAAAGAATTCGGTAATATGAAAAAAAGTATAGTAATATCACTTATCTTAATAGTTAGGTTTACGGATTCTACTTCACAAACCCTGCAATGGGCTAAGCAATTTGGGGGCACACAAGCTGACATTGCTTTTAGTAACGCAATAGACCAGGCTGGTAATATTTATACTACAGGTTATAGTGGAATTCCAAGAAAAAAGTGGACAAATTATTAA
- a CDS encoding N-acetyltransferase family protein, which yields MIEIRLATTEDIPFITDVYNDAIINTTATFDTEVKSIEDRIIWFKNHDEKHPILIAEEDDKLCGWASLTQWSDRCAYNGTAEVSVYVHKNHRGKGIGKALLDILILKGKSKGLHYLLSRIASGNEASIHLHTIFGFRYIGIMKEVGFKFGNYVDVHLMELVFTEPAK from the coding sequence ATGATAGAAATCAGATTAGCAACAACAGAAGATATTCCATTTATTACTGATGTTTATAATGATGCTATTATAAATACAACTGCCACCTTTGATACAGAAGTAAAAAGCATTGAAGACAGAATAATTTGGTTTAAAAATCACGATGAAAAGCATCCCATATTAATTGCCGAAGAAGATGATAAGCTATGTGGATGGGCTTCGCTTACCCAATGGAGCGACCGTTGTGCATATAATGGAACCGCAGAGGTTTCTGTTTATGTTCATAAGAATCATCGTGGTAAAGGAATTGGTAAAGCACTATTAGACATTTTAATTCTTAAAGGTAAAAGCAAAGGCTTACACTATCTGCTTTCAAGAATTGCATCAGGTAATGAGGCCAGCATTCATTTGCACACCATTTTTGGTTTTCGCTACATTGGAATAATGAAAGAAGTAGGTTTTAAATTCGGAAACTATGTTGATGTGCATTTAATGGAGCTTGTATTTACTGAACCCGCAAAGTAG
- the radA gene encoding DNA repair protein RadA — protein MAKVKSVFVCQNCGAQSPKWMGKCSSCGEWNSYVEELITSGNSSAQVNYKRSSKPEKITEIELHQEQRIVLPDQELNRVLGGGLVRGSLILLGGEPGIGKSTLLLQLAVRLKNLKTVYVSGEESGQQIRMRAERLNSGLHNQCYLLTETSLEIILQHLNTLKPDLVIIDSIQTMFHSQIESSPGSVSQIRGCTTELLRFAKDSGCPVFLVGHITKEGVIAGPKVLEHIVDTVLQFEGDRHHIYRLLRSHKNRFGSTAEIGIYEMQGNGLEEVSDPSQIMLSQRDEALSGIAIACNLEGMRTMLIETQALVSSAVYGVPQRSTTGFDQRRLNMLLAVLEKRCGFKLGAKDVFLNITGGLKVDDPAIDLAVICAILSSNNDIPLEPLTCFTGEVGLSGETRPVSRIEQRIKEAEKLGFKKIYFPAQNLAAFEKGMFKNIKLYPVERVDEVFSLLFG, from the coding sequence ATGGCTAAAGTAAAATCGGTTTTTGTTTGTCAGAATTGTGGAGCACAGTCACCCAAGTGGATGGGCAAATGCTCGTCATGTGGTGAATGGAATTCGTATGTTGAAGAACTTATCACTTCCGGAAATTCTTCGGCACAGGTTAACTACAAACGCAGCAGCAAGCCTGAAAAAATTACAGAAATAGAGCTGCATCAGGAGCAGCGTATTGTTTTGCCCGATCAGGAATTAAACCGTGTTCTTGGTGGCGGACTGGTACGTGGCTCACTTATTCTTTTAGGGGGTGAACCCGGAATAGGGAAATCCACACTTCTACTTCAACTTGCTGTAAGATTAAAAAATCTGAAAACAGTTTATGTTTCCGGAGAAGAAAGCGGCCAGCAAATCCGTATGCGTGCCGAACGACTTAATTCAGGCCTGCACAATCAATGTTATCTTCTTACAGAAACATCACTTGAGATAATATTACAGCATCTCAATACATTAAAACCCGACCTGGTTATAATAGATTCAATACAAACCATGTTTCACTCTCAGATAGAATCTTCACCGGGAAGTGTATCGCAAATACGTGGATGCACAACAGAGTTGCTGCGTTTTGCAAAAGATAGTGGTTGTCCTGTATTTTTAGTCGGGCATATAACAAAAGAAGGTGTCATTGCAGGACCAAAAGTTTTGGAACATATTGTTGACACGGTGTTGCAGTTCGAAGGCGACAGACATCATATATATCGTTTGTTGCGGAGTCATAAAAATCGTTTTGGCTCTACAGCAGAAATTGGCATTTACGAAATGCAGGGTAATGGACTGGAAGAAGTATCAGACCCGTCACAGATTATGCTGTCGCAACGCGATGAAGCACTTAGTGGCATTGCCATTGCCTGCAATCTTGAAGGCATGCGCACCATGTTGATTGAAACACAGGCATTGGTAAGCAGTGCTGTTTATGGTGTACCTCAGCGCTCAACAACAGGCTTTGACCAAAGGCGACTTAATATGTTGCTTGCAGTACTTGAAAAAAGATGTGGGTTTAAGTTAGGTGCCAAAGATGTTTTTCTAAATATTACCGGAGGCTTAAAGGTGGATGATCCAGCAATTGATTTGGCTGTAATTTGTGCCATCCTTTCAAGCAATAACGATATTCCGCTTGAGCCACTAACATGCTTTACAGGTGAAGTGGGACTTTCGGGCGAAACACGTCCGGTAAGCCGTATTGAACAAAGAATAAAAGAAGCCGAAAAGCTTGGTTTCAAAAAAATTTATTTCCCTGCACAGAACCTTGCAGCCTTCGAAAAAGGTATGTTTAAGAACATTAAACTTTATCCGGTTGAACGGGTAGATGAAGTTTTTTCATTGCTTTTCGGATAA
- a CDS encoding lysylphosphatidylglycerol synthase transmembrane domain-containing protein, producing the protein MKKKVISVIKYALFLVAGIGMLWLTFRNQDFTQVIQKIENVHIGWLLASVVAAILAHLSRAIRWNMLITPLGYKPKLINTFWALCAGYFANLAVPRLGEITRCGMLTKAEQVPFNELFGTVIVERIMDVLMLFLLLLAVAALEFHLIGGFLYDTIAAPLMSKFQNLNLPLVAGALVIGIVAIFAYFYFSKHSGKSKAIFEKINLLLKGVVDGIKSIAKMKNKSLFIFHTLFIWVMYFFASYLCFFALDSTSMLDAKAGLFILVIGGLGMSAPVQGGIGAFHFIVSRGLMLYGISETEGIVYATIVHGYQTILVLVLGAIGFFVLMATGRRIKTNNGL; encoded by the coding sequence TTGAAGAAAAAAGTTATTTCAGTAATTAAGTATGCACTGTTTCTGGTTGCCGGAATAGGTATGCTTTGGCTTACATTCCGTAATCAGGATTTTACACAAGTAATTCAGAAAATTGAAAATGTGCATATCGGCTGGCTGCTGGCATCTGTTGTGGCTGCAATACTTGCACACCTAAGTAGAGCCATTCGATGGAATATGCTCATTACGCCTTTAGGCTATAAGCCAAAACTGATTAATACCTTTTGGGCATTGTGTGCAGGATATTTTGCTAATTTGGCTGTGCCACGTCTGGGCGAAATTACACGCTGCGGCATGCTCACTAAAGCCGAGCAAGTTCCGTTTAACGAATTGTTCGGAACAGTGATTGTGGAACGCATCATGGATGTTCTTATGTTGTTTTTGTTATTGCTTGCTGTTGCAGCATTGGAGTTTCATCTCATTGGTGGTTTTTTGTATGATACCATCGCTGCACCCTTGATGAGTAAATTTCAAAACTTAAACCTTCCTTTGGTAGCAGGTGCTTTAGTTATAGGCATCGTAGCAATTTTTGCCTATTTCTATTTCTCTAAACATTCCGGAAAGAGTAAAGCCATTTTCGAAAAAATAAACTTATTGCTTAAAGGGGTTGTTGATGGAATAAAATCAATAGCGAAAATGAAAAATAAGTCGCTGTTTATTTTCCACACCTTGTTTATTTGGGTGATGTATTTTTTTGCCTCCTATTTGTGTTTTTTTGCCTTGGATTCAACATCTATGCTCGATGCCAAAGCAGGACTCTTTATTCTCGTAATAGGTGGATTGGGAATGTCGGCACCTGTGCAAGGAGGTATCGGGGCTTTTCATTTCATCGTTTCTCGCGGACTCATGCTCTATGGCATTTCTGAAACTGAAGGCATTGTTTATGCAACCATTGTTCATGGATACCAAACCATATTAGTACTAGTTTTGGGTGCAATAGGATTCTTTGTTTTAATGGCAACAGGAAGAAGAATTAAAACCAACAATGGATTATAA
- the panD gene encoding aspartate 1-decarboxylase has product MLITVLKSKIHRAKVTQAELHYVGSITLDENLMDAADLIENEQVQILNINNGERFVTYVIKGERNSGVVCLNGPAARRVQLGDIVIVASYAMMEKEEAKNFKPVLVYPDEKNQPVK; this is encoded by the coding sequence ATGCTTATAACTGTATTGAAATCGAAAATCCATAGGGCAAAGGTCACCCAGGCCGAGTTGCATTATGTGGGAAGTATTACCCTTGATGAAAACCTGATGGATGCTGCCGACCTGATTGAAAACGAACAGGTGCAGATACTTAATATTAATAATGGTGAAAGATTTGTTACCTATGTTATCAAAGGAGAACGCAACAGTGGTGTAGTTTGCCTTAACGGTCCTGCGGCACGCAGGGTGCAGTTAGGCGACATCGTCATTGTAGCATCCTATGCCATGATGGAAAAAGAAGAAGCCAAAAATTTTAAGCCTGTTTTGGTTTATCCTGATGAAAAAAATCAACCTGTAAAATAA
- a CDS encoding dipeptide epimerase yields MQINTIPFQLQFRKPFVLASGIRTHTSVVYIKVVQNDITGWGEAALPPYVKETQESVIQFIQQLKIPEITSEQELKMFLGNLYKSSGNYFAKAAVNGSFLDWWTIKNKQSLSEYFGIDKNLPTPDCCYTITKGDDIEQAVKQAADFKLLKIKAGFDGDVEFIKKIAALSGKAICVDANQGWINASVALQKAEQLKNLNVAFIEQPLPADDWQGMLQLKQQIAFTLIADESFQTIGDLKQIMDCFHGVNVKLMKCGGISKAFDIVKSARQLNAKLLLGCMSESSCGIATAAAIQQLFDWVDLDGPLLINNNPFAGVRYNEGKIFIENNIGTGALPVESTLRVQ; encoded by the coding sequence ATGCAAATAAACACCATTCCTTTTCAACTTCAGTTTAGGAAGCCATTTGTTTTGGCTTCAGGAATAAGAACACATACATCAGTCGTATATATTAAAGTAGTGCAAAATGATATTACCGGCTGGGGTGAAGCTGCTTTGCCACCCTATGTGAAGGAAACACAGGAAAGTGTGATACAATTTATTCAACAGCTGAAGATTCCGGAAATAACATCGGAACAAGAATTAAAAATGTTTCTGGGAAATTTATATAAATCATCGGGAAATTATTTTGCTAAAGCAGCTGTTAATGGATCTTTTCTTGACTGGTGGACAATTAAAAACAAGCAATCACTGTCTGAGTATTTTGGTATTGACAAAAATCTGCCAACACCTGATTGTTGTTATACCATTACCAAAGGGGATGATATAGAACAGGCGGTTAAACAAGCAGCAGATTTTAAATTGCTGAAAATAAAAGCCGGCTTTGATGGCGATGTTGAATTTATAAAGAAAATTGCAGCATTGAGCGGAAAGGCAATTTGTGTAGATGCTAATCAGGGCTGGATTAATGCAAGTGTTGCTTTGCAAAAAGCAGAACAACTGAAAAATCTGAATGTTGCTTTTATTGAGCAACCACTTCCGGCTGACGACTGGCAGGGTATGCTGCAATTAAAACAACAAATAGCATTTACTTTAATAGCGGATGAATCATTTCAGACCATTGGTGATTTGAAGCAGATTATGGATTGTTTTCATGGAGTTAATGTTAAGCTGATGAAATGTGGTGGAATATCAAAAGCTTTTGATATTGTTAAATCAGCACGACAGCTAAATGCTAAATTATTATTGGGTTGCATGAGTGAGAGTAGTTGTGGCATAGCAACAGCTGCCGCTATACAGCAATTGTTTGACTGGGTTGACCTTGACGGCCCATTATTAATCAACAATAATCCTTTTGCAGGAGTCAGATATAATGAAGGGAAAATTTTTATTGAAAACAATATTGGCACAGGAGCATTGCCTGTTGAATCTACTTTGCGGGTTCAGTAA
- the rfaE2 gene encoding D-glycero-beta-D-manno-heptose 1-phosphate adenylyltransferase, protein MDYNEIISKKIFNEHALMQQLSIWRLQNQKIVFTNGCFDILHLGHTQYLSHAKNYGDKLILGLNSDKSGACKKGPGRPLNNETARAMVLASLHVVDAVILFDEETPYNLIKLVQPDVLVKGADYEIEKIVGYDIVTQRGGKVVTIDLTQGYSTTSLLNRIKQ, encoded by the coding sequence ATGGATTATAACGAGATAATCAGCAAGAAAATTTTTAATGAGCATGCCTTAATGCAGCAGCTAAGCATTTGGCGGTTACAAAATCAAAAGATTGTTTTTACCAATGGATGTTTTGACATACTGCATTTGGGGCATACACAATATTTATCTCATGCAAAAAACTATGGCGATAAATTAATTCTTGGCCTTAATTCCGATAAGTCCGGTGCATGTAAGAAAGGTCCGGGCAGACCGCTTAATAATGAAACAGCGCGAGCCATGGTACTTGCTTCGCTTCATGTAGTTGATGCGGTGATATTATTTGATGAGGAAACACCCTATAACCTGATAAAACTCGTTCAACCTGATGTGCTGGTAAAAGGAGCTGATTATGAAATCGAAAAAATTGTTGGCTACGATATAGTCACACAACGTGGAGGCAAGGTGGTAACTATAGATTTAACACAGGGATATTCCACTACATCCCTGCTCAATCGCATCAAACAATAA